Below is a genomic region from Actinoallomurus bryophytorum.
GACCGGGTACACCGTGGCGTTCGCCGCGCTTCTGCTCTCGGCGGGGGCGGTGGCCGATCGCCACGGTGCTCACCGGGTCTTCCGATCCGGCATCGCGGTGTTCACGTTCGCCTCCCTGCTCAGCGTGTTCGCACCGGACCTGTGGACCCTGGTCGCGCTGCGGGCGGTCCTGGGCGTCGCCGCGGCGGCCTGCGTACCGGCCTCGATGGCGATCATCGCGCAGCTCTACCCCGACCCGGCTCGGCGCGCTCGCGCCATCTCGATCTGGGCGGCGATCAGCGGCGCGGCGGTGGCGGCGGGCCCGCTCGCAGGCGGCGCTCTGGTCGAGGCCGGTGGATGGCGAGCGGCCTTCCTCGTCAACGTGCCCATCGGCGTGGCGGTGCTGTCGCTGACCTTGGGCCGGGCGCTGACCGGCCCGCGGAATGAGCGCCGCATCGACTGGCTCGCGCAGCTGGCGGCCGCCATGGTGCTGGCCCTGCTCACCGACGCGCTGATCGCCGCCGGCTCCCGCTCCTGGATCCACGCCCTCTTGTCCTCGGCAGGAGCGTTGACGTCGGCCGCCATGTTCCGGGTCCTGGAACGGCGCAGCTCCAGCCCGGTCCTGAACCGGGCGCTACTCCGGGCCGGCGGGGTGCGCGCCGGGCTGCTGGCCGGGGCCGCGGTGAACTTCGCGCTCACCGGGGGTCTGTTCGTACTCCCGCTGCTGCTCCAGCAGGAGCGGCACCTGAGCCCTTTCGAGACCGGACTGGCGTTCTTGCCGCTCACGATTCCCTTCGCCGCCAATCCTCCTTTCACCGGCAGGATCGTGGCCCGCGTCGGACCTCGCCTGCCGATCATGGCCGGCCTGACCCTGCTGTCCGCCGGAGGCGCCACGCTCGGCATCACGATCCTTGCCGCGGGTGGCTATCCCTTGCTGGCGTTGGGCTTGCTGTTGACCGGATTCGGCGTCTCCTGCGCTCTGCCGGCCCTGGTCGCGGCCATTGTCAACGCCGCCCCGAACGGTACGGCCGGTTCGGTCGGCGGCGTACTCAACGCCGTCCGTCAAATGGGCGCCACCCTCGGCGTCGCCATCATGGGCGCCTTCGTCACCGTGGACATGGGGTGGTCGTTGCTGGTCTCCGCCGCGGTCTGCCTGATCGCTCTTTGCGCATTCGTCCTCCATTCGCCTTCGGCGTGAGGCCGCAGCGCGACGGAGATGAACGTGTGGTTCGTGGCGGCAAAGGCGCTCCGCATTGTCGCGCGAACCGCAACGGGTGGGCCGTCGGCGGCTTTCCGCACGTGTCATTTAAAATGCCGATGAGCGGATAACTCGACGAGCTAGGTGATCAAATGGCTGGGGACCGGACACCGACGCGCCGCACCGAGTCGGCCGCGAAGACGTGGCCGGGGCAAGCCGAGTACCTCGCGGCATACGACGCCGTTCTGGCCCGGTGGCCGGTCGCCGTCGAGCCGGTCGGCCTGCGGTCGCCGTTCGGCACGACTCACGTCAACGTCTGCGGACCGCGCGACGGCGAGCCTCTGGTGCTCCTGCATGGGCGTGGCGCCACGTCGACCGTATGGTTCGCCATTGTGGGCGAGCTGAGCCGCACCCATCGCGTGTACGCGGTCGATCTCATCGGGGACGCCGGCCGCAGCGTCGACGACGGACGCCCGGTGGACGGCCGGGCCGCTTTCATGGACTGGCTGGACGGCCTGTTCGACGCGTTGAACCTCGACGATGCGTCCCTGTGCGGCCACTCCTACGGCGGTTGGCTCGCGCTCAATTTCGCCCTTCACGCGCCGCAGCGGGTGCGCAAACTCGCGCTGCTCGACCCGACCGACTGCTTCGCCGGGTTGAGCATGAGCTACCGCCTGCGTTCCGTGCCGATATTCGTCAGGCCGAGCCCCGAACGGATGCGCGCCTTCATCACGTGGGAGACCGCAGGAATGCGAGTCGATCCGGACTGGCTGAAGCTGGTATGCGCCGGCCGCCGGTTCCCCAGCGCGAAAATCGTCCTGCCGCGCCGGCCTGACCCTGACCGTCTGCGTGCCTCGAAAGTCCCGACACTGCTCCTACTCGCCGAGAAGAGCCGGGCGCACGACATTCACAAGGTGTCCGCCAACGCCCGCAAGCTCGTGCCCCACGTGGTCAGCACGGTCCTGCCCGACGTGTCACACCATTCGATGCCGACAGAGCACCCCGAGCGGCTCAACCGCGAACTGGGAAGGTTTCTCGACTGAGCCTGGGCCGTACACCGAGGTACCCGAGCCGGCATGCGCTTGTCCGCCGCTCCGGCCGCCATTACGGTGCCGCCGTGGACCTCTTCTCACGCTCCTGGTCGGCGTTGCGCACGGCGGTCGCCGAGCTCGCCGACGAGGACTTCGAGCGGCCGTCCGGCTGTACCGGCTGGCTCGTGCGGGACCTGGTGTGCCACCTGGTCATCGACGCCCAGGACGTTCTGATCACCCTGGTCACGCCCGACGAGGCCGAACCGACCGTGGACGCGGTCACCTACTGGAACCTCGTCGAACCCCCGACCGGCGAGGACCCGCTCGACGCGCTGATCCCCCGGCTGGCCGCCGCGTACGGCGAGCCGCGTCTGCTCAAGTTCCACCTCGACGACGTCGGTTCCGCCGCGGGCCGCGCCGCGGAGCTCGCCGATCCCTCCGTCCGCGTCGGCACCCGCGACGAGGTACTGACCGCCGGCGACTACCTGTCCGCGTACGTGCTCGAATGGACCTTGCACCACCTCGACCTGATCGCGTACCTGCCGTCGGCCGCCGATCCGCCCGCCGAGACCCTCGCCGCGGCACGCGCGTCCCTGGAGAAGATCGCCGCGACCCCGTTCCCCACCTCGTTCTCCGACCAGGACGCGCTGCTGATCGGCACCGGACGCCGTACGCCGACCGACGCGGACAAGTCCGCGCTGGGCGATCTCGCCGCGAAGCTCCCGCTCGTTCTCGGCTGAGCGGCCCATCGGTCAGAAAGACCACGGGCGACGACGCGCTCGGCCGTCACGCGTAACGGGCGGACCGCATGTCCTGCCGGAACCGCCCCGGCGAGACGCCGTACTCACGGCGGAACGCGCTCGCGAAGGCGAATCCGCTCGAGTAGCCGACCTGCCGGGCGATCGTCGCCAGTGGCACGGGGGTCGCGCGCAGCAGCCCCGCGCCGTACATGAGTCGCCGGCCGATCAGGTACGTCATCGGTGGCTTGCCGACCAGGGCGGTGAACCGCCGGGTGAACGTCGTGCGCGACATGCCGGCGATCTCGCTCAGCCGCCGTACCGTCCACTGCTCGTCCAGCCCACCGTGGATCGCTCGCAGTGCGGCGGCGACTCCCGGATCGGTGATCGTCGGCCATGCCTCGTCGCCGGACTGTTCCTGCCACTGGCGCAGGGCGTGGACGAGTATGAGGTCGACGAGCGCGGGCCGGGTCGCCCCGGCGCCCGGCCTGGCCTGGGACACATCGTCGCCGAGCAGGTCCGTCAGCGCCCGCAGCTCCGGGTGACGTTCGTAGTCGGGCGAGATCGCCACGACGTCCGGGAGCTCCCGCAGGAACCGGTGGATCTGGCCGTGGTCGACGCGGTAGCACCCGCAAAGGAAGTCGAAGTCGTACGGGCCGCGGCTCGGCGGCTCGGCGCCCATGGGCGCCACAGGCAGCGTGGCGAGCGCGCCCGGCGCGTGGCTCAGCCCGTGTTCGGACCCGTACGGCGCGAGCACGATGTCGCCCGCCCTCAGCGCGGTCGTCTCGCCGTCTCTGGTGATCAGCCAGCCGGAACCGCCCAGGACGACGTGGAAGCCGACGCCGACGAAGGCGGGGTAACGGGCGCCCCACGCGCCGGACTCGGTGATCCGGCGGGCATGGGCGCTGCCGGCATGGATGGTGCCGATCACCTCGCTGATCATGTCCACGCCCAAATGGTAGGCCGCACCCGCCTCACCTGGGACGAACGCGCATGAAGGTGGACCGATCGTGCATGGTCCGCATGCCCTTCGGCTGGTTCAGTAACTGGACGTGACCACCGAAACCATCGAGAACGACCAGGCCCGTACCCTCCTCGCGTCCGCCGAGGAGACCGAGCGGCACAACCGCCCGACCGCCGAGAACCTCGAGGTGGTGCGCCGGCACGGCGCGTTCGCCCTCAGGACACCCGAGCGGTTCGGCGGGGCTTGGGCGAACGCCACGACCGTCGCCGGCCGCCTGGCGGAACTGGGCCGGTACTGCCCATCCACGGCATGGATCGCCGGTACTTGCCTGACCGCCAAGACCTTCGCCGCCGAGGCCTTCGGCGACGCGGTGCCACGCGACCTCTTCGCCGACCCGGACGCGCTCGCCTGCGGATCCGGCATACCTTCCGGCTCCGGGGAGCGCACGCCGGACGGTGTCCGGGTGAACGGCCGCTGGCCGTACGTCTCCGGTTGCGAGGACGCGACCTGGGCCGGACTCGCGGTGCTGATCGACGGGACGTACACGTACGCGGTGATTCCCACGGCCGAGCTGACCGTCGAGCGGACCTGGCGCGTCGCCGGGATGCGTGGCACCGGCAGTCACACCCTCGTGGCGCGGGACGTGCTGGTCCCGGCCGGGCTGACGGCCGCGGTGCGGCCGCCCGTGCCCGCCACGCTCGTGTTCTACGGAATCGCGGTGCTCGCCCCGGTGGCCGGCGCGGCCCGCGGTGCGCTCGACGTGACCAATGCGATGTTCGCATCGGACCGCAAGCCGTCCATGACGGCGTACGCGCGGATGGGCGACTCACCGGCGGCGCGGCAGTGGCTGGCCGAGGCGACTCTTCTTGTGGACCGCGCCGACCGCACCATGTTCGCCGCCGCACGGGCCGTCGATGCGGCCGGGGTCACGGGGGCCGACAGCGCACGGCTGCACCTCGACCTCGCGGACGCCGCACAGGACTGCAGGTCCGCCGTGGAGCTGATGCTCGACCTGCACGGGGCGAGCGGGTTCGCCGCGGCGAACCCGCTGCAGCGGTACTGGCGGGACATCGCGGTCGGCAGCCGCCACGCGCACCTGCGGCCCTATATGGCGGTCGAGAACTATGGCCAGGCCCTCGCAGGTCAGGCCTGATCACCGGCGGACTCACGTACGCGGAGCGCCGACCTAGGAACGCGCCTCCGGCTTGACGAGATTAGTTATACAACACATAATCATTGTTATGTCTATAACTAACTCTGAATCATCCCCGGACAGGCGAGTGCTGCTGATCGGTGCGTCTCGTGGTCTGGGCCTCGCGCTGGCCCAGGAGTGGGCCCAGGACGGCCGGTACGTCATGGGCACCGTGCGCGGCTCGGGCCGTACCGGTCTGCACGACCTCGCCGACGCCCACGCGGGGCAGGTCGAGATCGAGACCGTCGACATCACCGAACCCGCTGAGATCACGGCGCTGCGCACTCGCCTGGCGGACCGGAGGTTCGACCTGCTCTTCGTGAACGCCGGTGTCACCAACCAGCCGGAAGGCACTGTGGCGCAGACCTCCACCGAGGAGTTCAACCGCGTCATGGTCACCAACGCGCTGGGCCCGCTGCGCGTCGTCGAGACGCTCCAGGACCTTGTCGAACCCGCGGGCATGATCGCGGTGATGTCCTCCGGCCAGGGCAGCGTGGCCAACAACGAGCGCGGCGGCCACGAGGTGTACCGCGGCAGCAAGGCCGCGCTCAACACGTTCATGCGCAGCTACGCGGCACGGCACAGCGGGGAGCGCCGGACCCTGGTCCTCATGGCCCCGGGCTGGGTACGCACCGAACTCGGCGGCCCGAACGCCCGGTTCGGCATCGACGAGAGCATCCCGAACGTCGTCAAGACACTCGACGCCCTCCAGGGCAGGCCAGGTCTGCACTACGTCGACTACCTCGGCCGGACGGTAGCGTGGTGAACGCGGCCTTACGGCAGGCCGGGCACACGACTCGGCGGCTTGGGCCGCCGAGGTACTGAAGGGCACGGGAGAAGCGACCGATGGCAGGCTCCTCGGGACGATCAGCCGATCCCGTCCAGCAGGCATGGGCCCTCATGCACCGTTTCGTCGAGGCTCACAACCGCCGGGGCGAGCTCGCCGAGGCGCTCGGATTCCGTCTCGGCGGCGGCCGGGGAAAAATCCTCTTCCAGCTCCGCGACGGACCGGCGACCCTTGGCCGGCTCGCGGAGGCCAACGGCGTCGACGCCCCCTACGCGACCCTGATCGTCGACAAGCTGGAGGCTCACGGCCTTGTCGAACGCCGCCCGCACCCCGACGACCGGCGCCGCAAGCTGGTCACCCTGACGGCCGCCGGGCGGGACGCCATCGCGACCGCCGACGCCATCCTGCTGCGCCCGCCCTCGGCCATCGAGACCCTCCCGGCCGACGACCTCGGGCGACTCACCGAGCTCCTCACACGCCTCCTGGACGCGGACGAGGCCGAAGCCGGGGAGTGACCGCCGTCGCGCGCCCGAGGAATTGTGCCTTGATCCCGTTGCGTCGCGATCGGGTTCGGGTTTTCGGGCGCGTTTCCGGCGGGCGCCGGGACAATGCATGCATGAGCAGCCTCTCCCGGCGTGCGGGTGACCGGCCGCCGCGCATGTCGCGCCGGCGGATCGAAGCGGTGGCCGCCGCTCTGGTCCCCGGTCTGCTGCTGGCGGCCTGTTCCGGCGGAGACGGCACCGCGGAGCCGAGTACCACGTCCACCATCACGGGACCGCCCCCCGCCCCTACTCTGACACCGCCGCGCGGTTCGACGACGACAGTGCCGACCCAGCCGCTACGGGTGACCGGGAAGATGACCCGGCCGGGCACACGACTCCGGTTCGGGCAGAAGGCGATCGTGCCGGTCCGCGACTACAACGCCTTGCGCAAGAGCTACACCGACGGCGTGCTGGGCATCGTGGTGCGGCGGATCCGGCACGCCCCCGGTTCCAGAGTCGAGGGAGCCTTCGACCCCGCCGGCTGGGCCGTGCTGAAGAGGAGCACCGCGTACTCCGCCGAGATCGTCATGACGAACGAGAGCGGCAACCCGATGCAACTGCCCGTCCCCCGTTTCGAGGCCCGGCGCAGCGGGGGCGGGCCGGCCAACGTCCTCCTGAGCGGCGGCACACTGCCCGGCTGCGAGGAGACCCACTCCCCTGACGCGTTCGACCATGAGGACGCCCGATGGGTGACGTGCGAGTTCTGGGTGTCGGCCTACCCGCTCCGAGAGATCCACTACATGAACCCGCCGTACGGCCAGAACGCGCAGCACCCCAGCGACCGGGCACCGAGCTTCGAGCGCTACTACGACCTCGGACCGATCATCTGGCACTGACACATAGCGGGCGGCCGATCGCGTACGCCGCCGCTCGCGGGTCAACCGATCGGTGGATCGCCTCAACCGTACGGACCATCCGCTGTTTCAGTCCCTGACCTGCGGCGTCTCACCGCGCGACCGATACCGCGCCATGGCGGATTCCGCGAGGCTGAAGGCAGATGACCGCGATGGACCGGAATGCCGGGAGGGCTACCGCATGCCAGCAGTGATCGAGGTGCAGAACCTGCACAAGAGCTACGGGGACACGGTGGCGGTCGACGATGTCTCCTTCACCGTCGAGGAGGGGGAGATCTTCGGGATCCTCGGACCCAACGGCGCGGGCAAGACCACGACGGTGGAATGCGTCGAGGGGCTGCGCAGGCCGGACCGGGGCGAGATCAGCGTGCTCGGCCTCGACCCGCGGCGGGACCGGGCCGAACTGACCGAGAGGCTCGGCGTGCAGCTCCAGGACGGCGAGCTGCCCGACCGGCTGAGGGTCGGGGAAGCGCTCGCGCTCTACAGCTCCTTCTACCGGGCCCCGGCGGACTGGCGTGCGCTGATGGACTCGCTCGGGCTCGGGAGCAAGAGCTCGACCAGGTACGGGAAGCTGTCCGGCGGCCAGAAGCAGCGGCTCTCGATCGCGCTCGCACTGATCGGGAACCCGCGGGTGGCGGTGCTCGACGAGCTGACCACCGGCCTGGACCCGCAGGCCAGGCGCGACACCTGGCAGCTGATCGAGGACGTGCGTTCCCGCGGCGTCACGATCGTGCTCGTCACCCACTTCATGGAGGAGGCCGAGCGGCTGTGCGACCGGATCGCACTGATCGACACCGGCCGCGTCGCCGTGGTGGACACCCCGGCCGGGCTGACCGAGCGGGTCCAGATCGAACAGCGGATCCGCTTCCGGCCGTCCGTGCCGTTCGACGACAGCCTGCTGACCAGCCTGCCCGACGTCACCGGGGTCGTACACAAGGGCGATGTCGTCATGGTCACGGGCAACGACAACGCGCTGAACGCGGTCACCTCCGTGCTGGCCCGCAACAACGTCGTGGCGCGGCAACTGCGCGTGGAGCAGGCCAGCCTGGAGGACGCCTTCGTCGCGTTGACCGGCCGGCAGCCGGAGACCGGGCAGCACCCGAGCCAGAGCCGCCCCACCCAGAACTAGGAGGAATGATCATGACTACCACCACCGCAGCACCGCCGGCGGCGGCGTCGCGTTCCGGGCTCGGACGGCTCACCGCCACCGAGCTGAGGCTCTTCATCCGCGAGCGGGTCGGGCCCATCTGGGGCGTCGGGTTCCCGCTCCTCCTGCTGATCATCTTCGGCAGCATCCATTCCTTCAGGAAGCCGCAGAAGGACTTCGGCGGCGCCACCACGCTCGAGATCTACGTGCCTGTCCTGATCGCGTTCACGATCGCGATCCTCGCGCTCAGCGCGCTGCCGATGGTGCTGGCCGGCTACCGGGAGAAGGGCATCCTGCGCCGCCTGCAGACGACGCCGATGGGCCCGGTCCGGCTGCTCACCGCCCAGCTCGCGGTCAACTTCGCCGTCACCGTGGTCACCGTGATCGCGATCCTCGTGGTGGGCAGGGTCGCGTACGACGTGCCCCTGCCCAAGCAGCCGGTGGGGTTCGTCGTCGCCGCACTGCTCGCCGCCGCCGCGCTGATGGCGGTCGGCCTGTTCGTCGCCGCGACGGCCGGGAGCGGGCGGGCCGCGCAGGCGATCGGCACGATCCTGTTCTTCCCGATGATGTTCTTCGCCGGCCTGTGGGTGCCCATCGCCCAGATGCCCAAGGTCCTGCGCTACATCAGCCACGGCACCCCGCTCGGCCCGGCGGTC
It encodes:
- a CDS encoding alpha/beta fold hydrolase; amino-acid sequence: MAGDRTPTRRTESAAKTWPGQAEYLAAYDAVLARWPVAVEPVGLRSPFGTTHVNVCGPRDGEPLVLLHGRGATSTVWFAIVGELSRTHRVYAVDLIGDAGRSVDDGRPVDGRAAFMDWLDGLFDALNLDDASLCGHSYGGWLALNFALHAPQRVRKLALLDPTDCFAGLSMSYRLRSVPIFVRPSPERMRAFITWETAGMRVDPDWLKLVCAGRRFPSAKIVLPRRPDPDRLRASKVPTLLLLAEKSRAHDIHKVSANARKLVPHVVSTVLPDVSHHSMPTEHPERLNRELGRFLD
- a CDS encoding MarR family winged helix-turn-helix transcriptional regulator yields the protein MAGSSGRSADPVQQAWALMHRFVEAHNRRGELAEALGFRLGGGRGKILFQLRDGPATLGRLAEANGVDAPYATLIVDKLEAHGLVERRPHPDDRRRKLVTLTAAGRDAIATADAILLRPPSAIETLPADDLGRLTELLTRLLDADEAEAGE
- a CDS encoding AraC family transcriptional regulator, with the protein product MISEVIGTIHAGSAHARRITESGAWGARYPAFVGVGFHVVLGGSGWLITRDGETTALRAGDIVLAPYGSEHGLSHAPGALATLPVAPMGAEPPSRGPYDFDFLCGCYRVDHGQIHRFLRELPDVVAISPDYERHPELRALTDLLGDDVSQARPGAGATRPALVDLILVHALRQWQEQSGDEAWPTITDPGVAAALRAIHGGLDEQWTVRRLSEIAGMSRTTFTRRFTALVGKPPMTYLIGRRLMYGAGLLRATPVPLATIARQVGYSSGFAFASAFRREYGVSPGRFRQDMRSARYA
- a CDS encoding ABC transporter ATP-binding protein; translation: MPAVIEVQNLHKSYGDTVAVDDVSFTVEEGEIFGILGPNGAGKTTTVECVEGLRRPDRGEISVLGLDPRRDRAELTERLGVQLQDGELPDRLRVGEALALYSSFYRAPADWRALMDSLGLGSKSSTRYGKLSGGQKQRLSIALALIGNPRVAVLDELTTGLDPQARRDTWQLIEDVRSRGVTIVLVTHFMEEAERLCDRIALIDTGRVAVVDTPAGLTERVQIEQRIRFRPSVPFDDSLLTSLPDVTGVVHKGDVVMVTGNDNALNAVTSVLARNNVVARQLRVEQASLEDAFVALTGRQPETGQHPSQSRPTQN
- a CDS encoding ABC transporter permease, with the protein product MTTTTAAPPAAASRSGLGRLTATELRLFIRERVGPIWGVGFPLLLLIIFGSIHSFRKPQKDFGGATTLEIYVPVLIAFTIAILALSALPMVLAGYREKGILRRLQTTPMGPVRLLTAQLAVNFAVTVVTVIAILVVGRVAYDVPLPKQPVGFVVAALLAAAALMAVGLFVAATAGSGRAAQAIGTILFFPMMFFAGLWVPIAQMPKVLRYISHGTPLGPAVQALQRASGGHWPHAQQLLVTAAYAVVFGLAAAKLFRWE
- a CDS encoding MFS transporter, with amino-acid sequence MTLLRSSTGAAPSPPGVSARALLGVSLGYFMVLLDTTVLSVAEPDLAASLHTSVAGLQWATTGYTVAFAALLLSAGAVADRHGAHRVFRSGIAVFTFASLLSVFAPDLWTLVALRAVLGVAAAACVPASMAIIAQLYPDPARRARAISIWAAISGAAVAAGPLAGGALVEAGGWRAAFLVNVPIGVAVLSLTLGRALTGPRNERRIDWLAQLAAAMVLALLTDALIAAGSRSWIHALLSSAGALTSAAMFRVLERRSSSPVLNRALLRAGGVRAGLLAGAAVNFALTGGLFVLPLLLQQERHLSPFETGLAFLPLTIPFAANPPFTGRIVARVGPRLPIMAGLTLLSAGGATLGITILAAGGYPLLALGLLLTGFGVSCALPALVAAIVNAAPNGTAGSVGGVLNAVRQMGATLGVAIMGAFVTVDMGWSLLVSAAVCLIALCAFVLHSPSA
- a CDS encoding SDR family NAD(P)-dependent oxidoreductase, coding for MLLIGASRGLGLALAQEWAQDGRYVMGTVRGSGRTGLHDLADAHAGQVEIETVDITEPAEITALRTRLADRRFDLLFVNAGVTNQPEGTVAQTSTEEFNRVMVTNALGPLRVVETLQDLVEPAGMIAVMSSGQGSVANNERGGHEVYRGSKAALNTFMRSYAARHSGERRTLVLMAPGWVRTELGGPNARFGIDESIPNVVKTLDALQGRPGLHYVDYLGRTVAW
- a CDS encoding acyl-CoA dehydrogenase family protein, with the translated sequence MTTETIENDQARTLLASAEETERHNRPTAENLEVVRRHGAFALRTPERFGGAWANATTVAGRLAELGRYCPSTAWIAGTCLTAKTFAAEAFGDAVPRDLFADPDALACGSGIPSGSGERTPDGVRVNGRWPYVSGCEDATWAGLAVLIDGTYTYAVIPTAELTVERTWRVAGMRGTGSHTLVARDVLVPAGLTAAVRPPVPATLVFYGIAVLAPVAGAARGALDVTNAMFASDRKPSMTAYARMGDSPAARQWLAEATLLVDRADRTMFAAARAVDAAGVTGADSARLHLDLADAAQDCRSAVELMLDLHGASGFAAANPLQRYWRDIAVGSRHAHLRPYMAVENYGQALAGQA
- a CDS encoding maleylpyruvate isomerase N-terminal domain-containing protein: MDLFSRSWSALRTAVAELADEDFERPSGCTGWLVRDLVCHLVIDAQDVLITLVTPDEAEPTVDAVTYWNLVEPPTGEDPLDALIPRLAAAYGEPRLLKFHLDDVGSAAGRAAELADPSVRVGTRDEVLTAGDYLSAYVLEWTLHHLDLIAYLPSAADPPAETLAAARASLEKIAATPFPTSFSDQDALLIGTGRRTPTDADKSALGDLAAKLPLVLG